The proteins below are encoded in one region of Oreochromis niloticus isolate F11D_XX linkage group LG6, O_niloticus_UMD_NMBU, whole genome shotgun sequence:
- the LOC112847043 gene encoding uncharacterized protein LOC112847043: MAGLHVFVVVLLGVVSCQNWIPGSEVIIHAGHNITLYCDCKLSSGVYIVWYRDCSRKNQPSLVLKLKYNSWGNNTFDILNPLSHFQFVRNFSSESYDLMILNVTDSDEGLYYCGTEQQRLEDKEFIVPRFIYTYGNATTRIIIGSSKHHEPPQNCDLCWMLLVSLCPVFAGISSLFSSLLVYHLCRKRFINSKEPEVDQIRPKTRRLTRINEDEDMCYAALEIRQASQRQKKKTQSSDFCTYSAINISYSTP; encoded by the exons ATGGCTGGGCTGCATGTGTTTGTGGTTGTTCTCCTGG GAGTGGTCTCCTGTCAGAATTGGATTCCTGGGTCAGAAGTGATAATCCATGCAGGACACAATATCACCCTCTATTGTGACTGCAAATTATCCTCTGGAGTATATATAGTATGGTACAGGGATTGTTCTCGTAAGAACCAGCCATCTCTTgttttaaaactgaaatataattCATGGGGAAATAACACATTTGACATACTGAACCCCTTATCGC ATTTTCAATTTGTGAGGAATTTTTCCTCTGAGTCCTATGACCTTATGATTTTAAACGTCACTGattctgatgaaggcctctactaCTGTGGAACAGAACAACAACGGCTGGAGGATAAAGAATTCATCGTGCCCAGATTTATTTACACATATGGCAATGCCACAACAAGAATCATAATAG GTTCCAGCAAACATCATGAACCTCCTCAGAACTGTGACCTATGTTGGATGCTGCTAGTCTCTCTTTGTCCAGTTTTTGCTGGCATCTCCTCACTCTTCTCCTCGCTTCTGGTTTATCACCTATGTAGGAAAAGATTTATTAACT ctaAAGAACCTGAAGTTGACCAGATACGTCCTAAAACAAGACGTCTAACAAGAATAAATGAG GATGAAGATATGTGTTACGCTGCCCTGGAAATCCGTCAGGCATCGCAGaggcaaaagaagaaaacacagagtTCTGACTTCTGCACATATTCTGCTATCAATATTTCATATTCTACACCTTAG
- the LOC102078509 gene encoding uncharacterized protein LOC102078509 isoform X2 — translation MDGVHAFLVVLLGALSSSQELRNASLIEMRARPGENITLYCDCKSSVGVYIVWYRTCSHEKQPSLVLRTQLDRRCPDSHSDRQSAFFNLLNPFPDFHLVKNNLSQSYDLLITNITETDEGLYYCGTEHPKVKDEAKIIQEYVYTYSNITTKILLHKDSVSEDS, via the exons ATGGACGGGGTGCATGCATTTCTGGTTGTTCTTTTAG GAGCTTTATCTTCCAGTCAAGAGCTGAGAAATGCATCGCTGATAGAGATGAGAGCGAGACCAGGAGAAAACATCACTCTCTACTGTGATTGTAAATCATCAGTTGGAGTCTACATAGTGTGGTACAGGACTTGCTCTCATGAGAAGCAGCCTTCCCTGGTATTAAGAACCCAGCTTGATCGGAGATGTCCTGATTCACACTCAGATCGTCAGTCTGCTTTCTTCAATCTCCTGAATCCATTTCCCGATTTTCATCTGGTAAAGAACAATTTATCTCAATCTTATGACCTACTGATCACAAACATCACTGAGACTGATGAGGGCCTTTACTACTGTGGAACTGAACATCCCAAGGTTAaagatgaagcaaaaattaTCCAAGAATATGTGTACACATATAGTAATATCACAACAAAGATCCTGCTTCATAAGGATTCTG tttcag aAGACAG CTAA
- the LOC102078509 gene encoding uncharacterized protein LOC102078509 isoform X1 — translation MDGVHAFLVVLLGALSSSQELRNASLIEMRARPGENITLYCDCKSSVGVYIVWYRTCSHEKQPSLVLRTQLDRRCPDSHSDRQSAFFNLLNPFPDFHLVKNNLSQSYDLLITNITETDEGLYYCGTEHPKVKDEAKIIQEYVYTYSNITTKILLHKDSVSGEPCHETCWTLIYSLCPAFAVVSSLLSSLLIYYCQKTAKTPQDDEKRYSKRVQKRLNEDEELCYAALEFRQASQRPKKTTAQSSDFSTYSAINTDGME, via the exons ATGGACGGGGTGCATGCATTTCTGGTTGTTCTTTTAG GAGCTTTATCTTCCAGTCAAGAGCTGAGAAATGCATCGCTGATAGAGATGAGAGCGAGACCAGGAGAAAACATCACTCTCTACTGTGATTGTAAATCATCAGTTGGAGTCTACATAGTGTGGTACAGGACTTGCTCTCATGAGAAGCAGCCTTCCCTGGTATTAAGAACCCAGCTTGATCGGAGATGTCCTGATTCACACTCAGATCGTCAGTCTGCTTTCTTCAATCTCCTGAATCCATTTCCCGATTTTCATCTGGTAAAGAACAATTTATCTCAATCTTATGACCTACTGATCACAAACATCACTGAGACTGATGAGGGCCTTTACTACTGTGGAACTGAACATCCCAAGGTTAaagatgaagcaaaaattaTCCAAGAATATGTGTACACATATAGTAATATCACAACAAAGATCCTGCTTCATAAGGATTCTG tttcagGTGAGCCCTGTCATGAAACTTGTTGGACGCTAATTTACTCTCTGTGTCCAGCTTTTGCTGTCGTCTCATCACTTCTCTCCTCTCTTTtgatttattactgtcagaAGACAG CTAAGACACCTCAAGATGATGAGAAAAGATACAGCAAAAGAGTACAGAAACGACTGAATGAG GATGAAGAACTGTGTTATGCGGCACTGGAATTCCGCCAGGCGTCACAGAGACCAAAGAAGACGACAGCCCAGAGTTCAGATTTCAGCACTTACTCTGCCATTAATACTGACGGCATGGAGTGA